Below is a genomic region from Astyanax mexicanus isolate ESR-SI-001 chromosome 25, AstMex3_surface, whole genome shotgun sequence.
GAGGTGCTTTGACTGTGGAGGACTTGACTAAACAGGATGTGGATTTGGAAAGTGGGTGGACCAAACAGAAGGCTGTGAACGGAGCTCTGCTTCCAGGTGagcttgatttaggatgtgtcagtgtatctttgctatcataccgacgggaaaagtacaccttgcgcggctcaaaatgcaaaaaatggcATATACTAATTCTAATATAATATGTTATAGCACTTCCTCTTGTGTAGTATTGCTTAATAATATGACAGTTATATcactattattaaaatatttactgttaaaataaataaatacgaatATTGAATTATTGTGCAGTTATAGCATGTAGCTAATTGATCACTTAACCGCTGCTTTCAGGGCACGAGGGAACGGTGATAGAAGACGGCAGCATGGACACGTCCAACGAGTCCAGCGACGGAGATGAAGAGCAGCGAGGAGATAACGTGAAGGACGTGGACTACGCTCTACCATACGATCAGCACGGCCTGGCCCACCTCTCCGAGCCGAGACCGCCGGACTGGGCCTCGGTTCCAGCGCTGCTGGGCCTGAGCGCGGAGCTGCAGCGCGACGCAGAGGCGCGAGAACTGGCCGGATCAGTACAGGGCTGTCTCTTACACCGCTGCCTGCTGCGCGACGGCAAAGGGGGCGTGCACCTGTATAACCACGCCCAGGCCAGGCTGGAGGCCAACATGTTCCGAGGACTCAACTATGCAGTACGCTGCATCCAGAACGCCAAGGTACAGCAAagctttcacacctgctaaaGTATTTTACCActgttagttccgaccctgcaatgtgattggcttattttattgtgtatccAATCAAAACAGCCGGATCTAACAACAGAGTGGGCCGGGTTTAAACACTACACTAGAccaaccacttctgacaccaatctttacatctaaactagtCATCAGTAATACATAGATCTGTTCTAACACTCGTAGTTTCCACAAAAAAAGAGAACTGAATCAGAATCCCGCTTTAACCCTGATGAAATGTTGTGTGTGAACAGTGTACAGGGCTGAACcggttcctgtgtgtgtgtttgtgtgttgtagtTGGTGATGTTGCGTAACGAGGTGAGTGGGTGCCGGGCGTCCGGCGTGTTCTTGCGTCTCTCGGCTCAGGGTCTCATTGCCCAGAACAACATCCACTCCAACGGGGAGGCGGGGCTAGACATCCGCAAAGGAGCCAATCCCATCATCCTGGTACCCGCACTCCGCCCACTGACCCGCCTGCACTGTAATAACCTCGCCCAACTGAGGGCGGCCTGGTGCTCTTTACTGAGTAGCTTTATATTTAGTTTCATTCAGTCAGCAGGGTttcataccaaccacctagcagcatcataccagccacctagcaacaccatatcagccTCCTAGCAATTAGATACCAGCCACCTAGAAAcgccataccaaccacctagaaACGCCATACCAGCCACCTAGCAACGCCATGCCAGACACCTAGCAATGCCATACCAGCATCCTAGCAACACTTTATATACCACCAAGAAAGCACTTTTTCGCCTTCTCGTGGTAAATCCCTGTGTCTGATCGAGCTCTGATGGTGTGAGAAGGTGTGTGATGGTGTAGGAAGTTGTGAGGAAGTGTGTGATGGTGTAAGAAgatgagagaaagtgtgtgataGTCTAAGAAGGTGTGTGAAGGTGCGTGATGGTGTGAAAAGGTGTGAGaacatgtgtaatagtgtaagAAGGTGTGAGAAGTTGTGAGAAAGTATGTGATGGTATTTGAAATTGTGTAATAGTGTAAGAaggtgtgtgaaagtgtgtgataGACTAAGGTGTGAGAAGATGTGAGAAAGTGTGATGGTGTGAGAAAGTTTGTGattgtgtgagaaagtgtgtgataGTGTAAAAAAGGGTGTGAGAAgttgtgagaaagtgtgtgaagTTGTAAAAAGGTGTGAGTTGTGTTACagtgtaatgttgtttgtgatcTGTAGTGTAACAGAATCCACAGCGGTCTGCGCTCCGGGATCGTTGTCCTCGGCAACGGGAAAGGCTCCATCCGCAGCAACCAGATCTACGGCAACCGAGAGGCCGGAGTCTACATTCTCTTCAACGGCAACCCCGTCGTCAGGTAACCAGcaccgcgtgtgtgtgtgtgtgtgtgtgtgtgtggaatgaagGCTATTaaaggtttatcctgctttttttggAGTAAATGTCTCTGCTAGATCCTGTAGCATTGGGTTAGGGTTAGTTGCTGTGTGcttttgcacgtctgtgtcagcagcagtgggtgcagcttaaagtagctgaattaattaattagtttattAGAAGTGAACTCCATAATTATTTGGATACACAGGAAATGTAATTCTGTcctgtttaataataattaaagtataattccTGTGTTTTTTCTGTCTGTTAGTGGAAATCACATATTTCAGGGTCTGGCTGCAGGAATCGCCGTTAATGAGAACGGACGGGGGCTGATCACCGGTCAGTATTACCctaatcaatattattattaatctattGATTATTTATACAATCAGTACAGTACATtactgccatattatactcatacAGGCATCTATCGGTCTGTctttctgtatctgtctctctgtctgtttgtatGTGTCTTACTGCCTATATTTGTCTTTTactatctacctgtctgtctgtatctgtcttactgcctgtatttgtatttttctatCTGCCTTtctgtctttatctctgtctacatgtatgtctgtctgtatctgtctgtctctcacactgTTAGAAAACGTGATCCGGCAGAATCAGTGGGGCGGTGCTGATATTCGTCGCGGTGGTGATCCCGTATTGCGCAATAACTTCATCTGTCACGGTTACTCGGATGGTGTGGTGGTGGGGGAGAGGGGGCGGGGCCTAATTGAAGGAAATCACATCTATGGTGAGTAGATTTGTATTACAGCATCACCTTCCTTATAACATATGTTCATTAATAATTACTATTAGAGGATTAAATCACCCAAACCTTCAGCTGAGCCCATTATTCACACAAACCACAGATACTGTATAATATTTCAGATAAATTAGCCAATCAGAACTAAGATAccattatcaaattaaaaacaaatagagCAGGGTGTTATTTAATAGCAATCTCTGGGGTCCAAGCAATGTGCCCCAAACACAACACCAATGATGGACCAGGTTTTTATATTCACctctttttcactttctttcACTCAACTTAGATTAAATAAAGCTAAATCATTATTTAATCCAGCTGTATATGTTGTATAAAGATCATGAAATAAACCTTGTATCTCCGGTGGTGCCGTTAGGTAACAGGGGCTGCGGTGTGTGGGTGATGTCCTCGAGTCTTCCTCAGCTGATCGGGAACTACATTACCCATAACCGCATGTACGGGCTGGCCGTGTTCTGCCGGAAGGACCCGGAGTCAGGCGGGGGAGAGGGCTATCGGccggagagggagagaggagagcGGGGGGGCGAGCGAGGAGGTCAGGAGAACTTCCACGAGGAGGGCGAGATGCTGGCCTGGGAGAGCGACATGGACAGTGAAGACGAACGATTCTCCTCCCGCCGGCCAATCACAGTCGCCCTGGTGGAGAACAACTGCATGAGTCGCAATGGAGGTTAGAACCACACCATTACACACTGTCCTGTTACCATTATACACTGTACTGGCCTTACTTATCTCATTAATttcataataatttatttattttaattgcagtAATCACAGTAATCTCAGAATCACTGTAATCTTATAATCACAGTATTCTTAGGATCACAGTAATCTCAGAATCACTGTAATCCCAGAATCATGATATTTTCAGAATCACAGTAATCACAGTAAACTCAGGTTTAAAGTAATCTCAGAATCACAGTAATCTCAGAATCACAGTCATCACAGTAATCTCAGAATCACAGTCATCACAGTAATCTCAGAATCACAGTCATCACAGTAATCTGAGAATCACAGTCATCACAGTAATCTCAGAATCACAGTCATCACAGTAATCTGAGAATCACAGTCATCACAGTAATCTCAGAATCACAGTCATCACAGTAATCTCAGAATCAGTCATCACAGTAATCTCAGGATGACAGTCATCACAGTAATCTCAGAATCACAGTCATCACAGTAATCTGAGAATCACAGTCATCACAGTAATCTCAGAATCACAGTCATCACAGTAATCTCAGAATCAGTCATCACAGTAATCTCAGGATGACAGTCATCACAGTAGTCTCAGAATCACAGTCATCACAGTAATCTCAGAATCACAGTCATCACAGTAATCTCAGAATCACAGTCATCACAGTAATCTCAGGATGACAGTAATCTCAGAATCACAGTCATCACAGTAATCTCAGGATCAAAGTAATCTCAGGATCAAAGTAATCTCAGAATCACAGTCATCACAGTAATCTCAGGATCAAAGTAATCTCAGGATGACAGTAATCTCAGAATCACAGTCATCACAGTAATCTCAGGATCAAAGTAATCTCAGGATGACAATAATCTCAgaattacagtaattacagttaCTGCAGTAATCACATTACTCTTGGATTATcagtgatgtgtgtttgtgtgattggtCAGCGGTGGGCGTGTACGTGAAGAGCAGCGAGGCGCTGAACGTCGTTGGAAACATGGTATCAAACAACCGGGCGGCCGGCATGTCCATCATCCAGAGCACTCAGCTGACCCGTCTCGTCGGCAACTGCGTCCACGGCAACGGCAGGACGGGTGTGACCGTGGACAGAGAATGCCGGGTGGAGCTGCGAGGCAATGGCATCTATGGCAACAGTTGCCACGGCATTTGTTTCCGAGGGGACGGACAGATCGTGGAGAACGACGTGGTTGGGAACAGCGGGGTCGGGATACGAGTGATGGAGAGCGCAGATGTAAAAGTATGTTACAGTCATCGTTAAAACTTTACTTCATCTCATAATCCTAAACTTTTATTAATCTTAGAATATCAGTGATCACATAATCTtacactttaagtagttttagtaATCTCAGAATATCAGTAATCTCAAAATTTTACACTTTTAGTAATTTTAGTAATTTCAGAATATTGGTAATGTCATAATCCTTCACTTTTACTAACCTCAGTAATCTCAGATTCTGTGTAATCTCataattttacacttttagtaATCTCAGAATATCAGTAATCTTGTAGTTTATACTTTTTTGAAATCCCAGTAATCTCAAAATCTAACACTTTGTGATCTCAGAATATCAGTAATCTCAGTCTTACACTTTTATTAATCTCAGAATATCAGTAATTTTATAATCTTGCACTTTAAGTAATCCCAGTATTCTCAGAATACCAGTAATCTTGtaaatttacacttttttaaatctCACTAATCACTAATCCTTACACGTTTAGTAATCCCAGAATATCAGTGATCataattttacacttttagtaAACTCTGTTATTTCAGTGTGAAGGGGCTGATTAAATAAAGATAATCTGATAATGTGTGTTATCAgattaacagtgtgtgtgtgtgtgtgtgtatctggggcagGTTGTGAGGAACCGTGTGCAGTGTTTGCGGGGGTGTGGGATCTCGGTGCGGCAGCAGGTCCGGGGGGCGGTTCAGGAGAACCTGGTGTATCAGGGAAACCCGGCAAACAGTAAACCCCCCATAAACAGCGACCCGCAGAACCAGGACTGCATCGTCCTCAGCAACACCCTGCTCACACACCGGTACCAACACACCATACACACTTCACCATACACACTCCGTACACCTCCATACTACACTGTACTCTAGGACTGTCACGATTACAATTTTTTGCAAACGATATTTTGTCAcagaaatgattgcaataaacgatatcgttggcattttaagaccattaaatgccactaatataattaaAGACAAAAGACTGTACATTCTTGTTCATGGGCCTAATTTTGGAACTTGGAAAGTTTCCAGCTTGAACCAAAATACGTTATAATCATATATAATCAGACCGTGGGCCCGCCTGACACCATAATGTGGATCCCCGGTCTGcccagctggcccacattggaccagcataaagacaTTGCCTCAGCATTAACTCCAGAGATACGCTGACAGTGAGAGAAAGGCTGAGGCAACATCAACCTAAGAAACACTAGTTTCTAGTTAGGCGACTAGAGCTGCACTGGGCTGTTATTATGTTTCTGTAAgttagttttgggtgttgatAGAGGCCATTTTTCCTCATAAAtacaatatatgtaagtgcattttgtacTTGCAAGCACAATGGGCGATATcaagattattaaaatgattgaggtcatgttcatttattgaacgataagtcaataatgtaattattgtgacaggcctactgtaCACTGACCTGTACACTCAGCTCACCTCTATAAGAGATAATGTTCTTCTTCTATGTTTTTTTAGACCCAACACTCCCTGGGCTCTGGAAAACCCGCCCCCTCGTCCCCTTGGCAACAACCCGCCCAGCGCCGCCCCCTCCACAAACCCCACCCACCTGGCCATCAGCATGACCAGCAGGATCACCGCCACCGTGGAGAGCGGTTGCCATAACAACGGCAGCATCTTCTGCTCCATCCTCTGATCTTCTGGAGGACTGACGCCTCCTGTGGGCCGGTGGCGGGATTACAGCCGGTATTTAAAGACAGACTCGTACGTTACTTTGGATTATTTTGGATAAATGaacttatttcattttatttccacTGTTTCTTAGTCAATTCTTATCTATATCTTCTCCAGAAGGCTGGAGAAGATATAAAAGAATCTGAAGGAATAGTTTACCAAAAAGAAAAACCCATCACACATTTCCTCTTAACTCCAAACTGGAGATAATCTGCCTCTGTAGTTTTGCTGTAGGGCTGATAATGTAGAAAACCATCTGATGATGATCTATTAGACTTACTTACACTTAATAGACAAATGTCTAAGGACATTAAGACTGAAATTAAGATCAAGATTAATGGGCAGTACTTACCATAGTActcattattaattgacactagttagcCAGAACCTCATCCTTTAGCGCCATTAGCCTTACAGCTAAAACTGAAGAGGTGAACCGCAGACTGCAGCTGTGTGTCGGTTGATTGAATACTTTTGGagtcagaggaaaaaaaaaacgtgttgcCAAACTTTTTGTTTAATCTGTTCCAGttcacagaataaaacagcaggattCTCTCTGTTCTACACAAACGCATGTATATCAAATGTTTCTTGTCCGATCCGCACACTCTTTTACTATTTACCTGTTTCAAACTAAAACCACTTCGTTTTACACTTTTAGACACTTTAACCCTTTTTAAGCCACAATGTTTTTAGCAAATCTGAGCCAAACTGCTAAAAAATAGAGCCGGAGGATTTCCACTGATAACACCAGAGACCAGAGAAAGAGGGGCAGTTTgcaaggtgcattgtgatgctcattgctatcttaaaccctgcCAACAGTCTCTTTTCATGCCTTccccctgcattgtttaattagCAACAGT
It encodes:
- the fbxo10 gene encoding F-box only protein 10 isoform X1, whose amino-acid sequence is MEVGSLPVELWRLILAYLPLADLGRCCLVCRAWRELVLSLDSTRWRQLCLRCPECRHPNWPRRPQLAPPSWREVLRQHALASRTWTLNGSELHSSACLHLFRRRKDRRVWRVETEAGCGAVTLRGALAAAGPYDRIHLYPGVYEEQAEVTLKVPVEIVGKGKLGEVVLMISFDQQCPTARLCNVVFMPAWFSPVAYKTSSGHVQLDNCNFEGCQLHIRGPGTCQTRFCSFSQGSSAHFLGVAISLVDSCEFSGGDSASITVEGPPVSERNWACKHLAALAKSLTTPTSNGSTADAANQDSRDTVGGVSPGDTPIGGALTVEDLTKQDVDLESGWTKQKAVNGALLPGHEGTVIEDGSMDTSNESSDGDEEQRGDNVKDVDYALPYDQHGLAHLSEPRPPDWASVPALLGLSAELQRDAEARELAGSVQGCLLHRCLLRDGKGGVHLYNHAQARLEANMFRGLNYAVRCIQNAKLVMLRNEVSGCRASGVFLRLSAQGLIAQNNIHSNGEAGLDIRKGANPIILCNRIHSGLRSGIVVLGNGKGSIRSNQIYGNREAGVYILFNGNPVVSGNHIFQGLAAGIAVNENGRGLITENVIRQNQWGGADIRRGGDPVLRNNFICHGYSDGVVVGERGRGLIEGNHIYGNRGCGVWVMSSSLPQLIGNYITHNRMYGLAVFCRKDPESGGGEGYRPERERGERGGERGGQENFHEEGEMLAWESDMDSEDERFSSRRPITVALVENNCMSRNGAVGVYVKSSEALNVVGNMVSNNRAAGMSIIQSTQLTRLVGNCVHGNGRTGVTVDRECRVELRGNGIYGNSCHGICFRGDGQIVENDVVGNSGVGIRVMESADVKVVRNRVQCLRGCGISVRQQVRGAVQENLVYQGNPANSKPPINSDPQNQDCIVLSNTLLTHRPNTPWALENPPPRPLGNNPPSAAPSTNPTHLAISMTSRITATVESGCHNNGSIFCSIL
- the fbxo10 gene encoding F-box only protein 10 isoform X2, with product MEVGSLPVELWRLILAYLPLADLGRCCLVCRAWRELVLSLDSTRWRQLCLRCPECRHPNWPRRPQLAPPSWREVLRQHALASRTWTLNGSELHSSACLHLFRRRKDRRVWRVETEAGCGAVTLRGALAAAGPYDRIHLYPGVYEEQAEVTLKVPVEIVGKGKLGEVVLMISFDQQCPTARLCNVVFMPAWFSPVAYKTSSGHVQLDNCNFEGCQLHIRGPGTCQTRFCSFSQGSSAHFLGVAISLVDSCEFSGGDSASITVEGPPVSERNWACKHLAALAKSLTTPTSNGSTADAANQDSRDTVGGVSPGDTPIGGALTVEDLTKQDVDLESGWTKQKAVNGALLPGHEGTVIEDGSMDTSNESSDGDEEQRGDNVKDVDYALPYDQHGLAHLSEPRPPDWASVPALLGLSAELQRDAEARELAGSVQGCLLHRCLLRDGKGGVHLYNHAQARLEANMFRGLNYAVRCIQNAKCNRIHSGLRSGIVVLGNGKGSIRSNQIYGNREAGVYILFNGNPVVSGNHIFQGLAAGIAVNENGRGLITENVIRQNQWGGADIRRGGDPVLRNNFICHGYSDGVVVGERGRGLIEGNHIYGNRGCGVWVMSSSLPQLIGNYITHNRMYGLAVFCRKDPESGGGEGYRPERERGERGGERGGQENFHEEGEMLAWESDMDSEDERFSSRRPITVALVENNCMSRNGAVGVYVKSSEALNVVGNMVSNNRAAGMSIIQSTQLTRLVGNCVHGNGRTGVTVDRECRVELRGNGIYGNSCHGICFRGDGQIVENDVVGNSGVGIRVMESADVKVVRNRVQCLRGCGISVRQQVRGAVQENLVYQGNPANSKPPINSDPQNQDCIVLSNTLLTHRPNTPWALENPPPRPLGNNPPSAAPSTNPTHLAISMTSRITATVESGCHNNGSIFCSIL